One window of the Dehalococcoidales bacterium genome contains the following:
- a CDS encoding transcriptional repressor — MKVTEKTIFSTLRKNGYKVTPQRRVVIQAIADSEDHLTPAEIYNMVNRNKPGTGLVTVYRTLEVLIALNLVCELHTGTNCPSYTLSIPQHHHHLVCSDCGKVVDFTGHNLAELEERLARESGFRIDDHILEFTGRCRTCQEMSGTVSAAR; from the coding sequence ATGAAAGTAACGGAAAAGACCATCTTCTCAACATTGCGAAAAAACGGCTATAAAGTGACGCCACAGCGTCGCGTTGTAATTCAGGCTATTGCCGACAGTGAGGACCACCTGACACCCGCCGAAATATATAACATGGTAAACCGGAACAAACCCGGTACTGGCCTGGTGACCGTCTACCGTACCCTGGAGGTTCTTATCGCCCTTAACCTTGTCTGCGAGCTTCACACCGGCACCAACTGCCCCAGCTACACGCTCAGCATACCCCAGCACCATCACCACCTGGTATGCTCCGATTGCGGCAAAGTCGTTGACTTCACCGGGCACAATCTGGCAGAGCTGGAAGAAAGGCTGGCCCGGGAGAGCGGGTTCAGAATCGATGACCACATACTTGAATTCACCGGCCGCTGCCGTACCTGCCAGGAGATGTCCGGCACTGTATCCGCCGCCAGGTAA
- a CDS encoding GTP-binding protein, which translates to MEKSGIVIIGGFLGSGKTTLLKKLLEWEFERGTRPQVIMSEFGDFDVDGAIIGDCRIDISAIVSGCICCGSRDELADALTGMLRSAPGSPIYIEATGVADPAGVLTAITPVIGDSGNFVRKVIVIHDASRHDSLDKDAVLVERQLMAADHIILNKCDLVPDKVDTIIEEVAAVNPAATITKAVACAVDPEEMTRGVTAVKAGLGNEHGDDHYSSFAFQLESRLSQTALEKWLESLPPTVLRVKGFVRLQGQNGLFEVQATRGQFSITPFPTRGWQDSVLVAITHPMPAEELVRGFQDCVAARETT; encoded by the coding sequence GTGGAAAAATCCGGAATCGTCATCATCGGGGGCTTTCTCGGAAGCGGCAAGACAACCCTGCTCAAGAAGCTGCTCGAATGGGAGTTCGAACGGGGCACCAGGCCGCAGGTGATAATGAGCGAGTTCGGTGATTTCGACGTCGATGGCGCCATTATCGGTGACTGCCGCATTGACATTTCGGCTATCGTCAGCGGCTGTATCTGCTGCGGTTCGAGAGACGAACTGGCCGATGCCCTGACCGGGATGCTGCGCTCTGCACCCGGCTCACCGATATATATCGAGGCAACCGGAGTAGCCGACCCGGCCGGTGTACTCACGGCCATTACGCCCGTCATCGGTGATAGCGGTAACTTCGTCAGGAAGGTAATCGTTATCCATGACGCCAGCCGACACGACAGCCTGGATAAAGACGCGGTTCTCGTCGAGCGACAGCTTATGGCGGCTGACCACATTATCCTGAACAAGTGTGACCTCGTACCGGATAAGGTCGATACTATCATCGAAGAAGTGGCAGCGGTCAATCCTGCCGCTACGATAACAAAAGCCGTGGCCTGCGCCGTAGACCCGGAGGAGATGACCCGGGGTGTCACTGCCGTGAAAGCGGGGCTGGGGAACGAGCATGGTGACGACCATTACAGCAGCTTCGCCTTCCAGCTTGAGTCCCGCCTATCTCAGACCGCACTGGAGAAGTGGCTGGAGTCACTACCACCGACCGTTCTCCGGGTCAAAGGGTTCGTCCGATTACAGGGGCAGAATGGCCTCTTCGAGGTACAGGCAACCCGGGGGCAGTTCAGCATCACGCCCTTCCCCACGCGGGGATGGCAGGACTCGGTACTGGTCGCCATTACTCATCCCATGCCCGCCGAGGAGCTGGTCAGGGGATTTCAGGACTGCGTGGCTGCCCGGGAAACCACCTGA